A single region of the Podospora pseudopauciseta strain CBS 411.78 chromosome 1, whole genome shotgun sequence genome encodes:
- a CDS encoding hypothetical protein (COG:S; EggNog:ENOG503NXQM) translates to MDTPIEAPSGTPQGNSTQVVTDYIREKDQERNVTPRQDRPLTLLELPVDILQLIVKEITHTNDLTALALTNSALHGLATPLIYSRFDIVWPDGHITATESKSVDALTYGLKTLCLGSAFVRTMRRAFPRNMRQLAKFNGNEYAQYIKKFSLGNGPADWVAEYMISKESGTMLGTMVALAIAKMKNLETFIWDMPTGVLSDIFMALASLAEQPDRDCKLSRVWVRWHDNSEQSGNSASQNGNPVAGTTALVPQGSHVTAVGIMLPENAAHPSPRPPVSYANYHCEYPTFSVLPPLTSLTVLDIDEVAYLDEMAILIERSKDTLQELRVGISANAVHKDFAQAWDGPGLRQVDHKAQFPGGSTIGERRLGGVIGVLVGKIYDIRQHRSLRSKMKLVAVAGSATENNASPTTPVSTASLQSPLTGNSSPNSASGPSQTQQSEDNTAADKGQPNASDKKKDGLKGGRGSKPTAVPNKVLDGKLKLQTLELERVTLSLHVCRQALDWTVLTNLTLLDCAQHENLWKMLRKNFQPTSLNNGISLSPNGSRMAASNAPLQYHLALKSLHTDATTLALVNFIRETLAPNTLEVLFLQDRRRNSTPPIPLAEIFKGCLRRHPQSLRKLLLDSSVKPPANPNAANNDNTRWRSWTLSTEVVQYLTSGRMVNLRELAVSLEYKDWHTFLQRLVNLQQLRSLNIAHVADYPGGKPEPRELAHQIADIITLRLEIRLCYVGVGSKCFEMLESRETGSSSAADSSGGTTTPDISAPPATANPFTGQMNGIFSNNGFNNINAGATSANGVDLGDAEDTSEDENDHQSDNSDEQSENDEDEGELEEEDEDDDNTPTTATSDPEETQSEDDGDEDDDQTTGTGIGGTMAGTNSTNANNNNNNNNNNNNNNNNNNNNNNNNNNNNNNNNNNNSADLVDEYDDGWVEPGANSVKLRLREILFYDDKVAIFKARHGKL, encoded by the exons ATGGACACCCCAATCGAAGCACCCAGCGGAACGCCTCAAGGAAACTCTACTCAAGTTGTTACCGACTATATTAGAGAGAAGGACCAAGAGCGCAATGTTACCCCCAGACAGGATAGACCCCTCACCTTGCTCGAACTTCCAGTCGATATTTTGCAGTTGATCGTTAAGGAG ATCACTCATACAAACGATCTGACAGCACTTGCCTTGACGAACTCGGCTCTACACGGGCTTGCTACACCTCTGATATACTCACGGTTCGACATTGTTTGGCCAGATGGACACATCACGGCAACAGAATCCAAGAGCGTGGACGCCTTGACCTACGGACTCAAGACGCTGTGTCTCGGAAGCGCTTTTGTTCGCACCATGCGCAGAGCATTTCCACGAAATATGCGTCAACTTGCTAAGTTCAATGGTAACGAGTATGCACAATATATCAAGAAGTTCTCGCTGGGCAACGGGCCGGCCGACTGGGTTGCTGAGTACATGATCAGTAAAGAGAGTGGAACAATGCTTGGGACCATGGTGGCACTCGCGATCGCCAAAATGAAAAACCTCGAGACGTTCATATGGGACATGCCCACCGGTGTGCTGTCCGACATCTTCATGGCGCTGGCATCCTTGGCTGAGCAGCCCGACAGAGACTGTAAGCTCAGCAGGGTCTGGGTCCGCTGGCATGACAACTCAGAGCAGTCCGGCAACTCTGCTTCTCAGAACGGAAATCCAGTGGCGGGTACAACTGCACTTGTTCCCCAAGGGAGCCATGTCACGGCTGTGGGAATAATGCTTCCAGAAAACGCCGCCCACCCTTCACCTCGGCCTCCAGTCTCTTACGCGAATTACCACTGCGAATACCCAACTTTTAGCGTCTTGCCTCCACTCACGAGCTTGACCGTGCTGGACATTGACGAAGTGGCCTACCTGGACGAGATGGCCATACTTATAGAGCGCTCCAAGGATACGCTTCAAGAACTCCGCGTGGGTATCTCAGCAAATGCGGTACACAAGGACTTTGCTCAGGCTTGGGATGGGCCTGGCTTACGACAAGTGGACCACAAAGCCCAGTTTCCAGGAGGCAGCACAATTGGCGAGAGGCGTCTAGGGGGCGTTATCGGTGTCCTGGTTGGGAAGATCTACGACATCAGGCAACACCGCTCTTTAAGAAGCAAGATGAAGCTCGTGGCCGTTGCTGGTTCTGCCACAGAGAACAACGCTTCGCCAACCACACCAGTCTCGACAGCCTCCTTACAGTCACCATTAACTGGGAACTCCTCACCCAATAGCGCTTCCGGGCCATCGCAGACTCAGCAGTCCGAAGACAATACTGCTGCGGACAAAGGACAGCCGAATGCCTctgacaagaagaaagatGGGTTGAAAGGTGGCAGGGGTAGTAAGCCGACAGCTGTCCCTAACAAGGTTCTGGACGGCAAACTCAAACTACAGACCCTTGAGCTCGAGCGAGTGACACTATCACTGCATGTCTGCAGGCAGGCGTTAGATTGGACGGTGTTGACAAATCTGACGCTCCTCGACTGTGCCCAGCACGAGAACCTATGGAAGATGCTACGCAAGAATTTTCAGCCGACATCTCTCAACAACGGAATCAGCCTGTCTCCCAACGGGTCCAGGATGGCAGCATCAAACGCGCCCTTGCAGTACCATCTCGCCCTCAAGTCTCTTCATACAGACGCTACTACCTTGGCTCTGGTCAACTTCATCAGAGAGACCCTTGCGCCTAACACCCTCGAAGTCTTGTTCCTGCAAGATCGCAGACGAAATTCCACCCCCCCAATTCCGCTGGCTGAAATCTTCAAAGGTTGTCTGAGAAGACATCCACAAAGCCTGCGGAAACTCCTGCTGGATAGCTCTGTCAAACCCCCTGCCAACCCCAATGCTGCTAATAACGACAACaccaggtggaggagttggactCTAAGTACGGAGGTTGTACAGTACCTCACCAGCGGACGCATGGTCAATCTGAGGGAATTGGCCGTGTCGTTGGAATACAAGGACTGG CACACCTTCCTACAACGCCTCGTCAACCTTCAGCAGCTGCGTTCTCTTAACATTGCTCACGTGGCAGACTACCCAGGCGGGAAACCCGAACCGCGAGAGCTCGCTCATCAGATTGCAGACATTATTACCCTGAGACTCGAAATTCGGCTTTGCTACGTTGGTGTCGGTAGTAAATGCTTTGAAATGCTTGAATCCCGCGAGACAGGCTCATCAAGCGCAGCAGACTCCAGTGGTGGAACAACCACGCCGGATATTTCGGCTCCTCCAGCAACAGCGAATCCCTTCACTGGGCAGATGAACGGCATATTTTCCAATAATggcttcaacaacatcaacgcCGGTGCAACGTCAGCCAATGGGGTTGATTTGGGGGATGCGGAGGATACATCGGAAGACGAGAATGACCACCAGTCGGACAACTCGGATGAGCAGTCTGAGAatgacgaagacgaaggggagctcgaggaagaagatgaagacgacgacaacacTCCTACCACGGCGACTAGCGATCCCGAGGAGACACAAAGTGAGGATGacggggatgaggatgatgaccagACCACAGGGACTGGGATAGGAGGCACCATGGCTGGGACGAACAGCACTaacgccaacaacaacaacaacaacaacaacaacaacaacaacaacaacaacaacaacaacaacaacaacaacaacaacaacaacaacaacaacaacaacaacaacaacaacagtgCGGACTTGGTCGATGAGTATGACGACGGCTGGGTCGAGCCAGGGGCTAATTCGGTGAAGCTACGGCTGAGGGAGATCTTGTTCTACGATGACAAGGTTGCTATCTTCAAGGCTAGGCATGGAAAGTTGTAG
- a CDS encoding hypothetical protein (COG:S; EggNog:ENOG503P3KU): protein MAKEKKYNPVQAQHKADKAKAVKKGKAEQQARRNEKLAQRNPARIEQQINDLKAIKEGGGKLTALEEQSLEALEKDLKAVKKAREALGDRAPQFGRGGPSKPGQRNDGVLGKRRRDEDESSDDSDVPEDVRRIPMPRDTPPPIPKEIMDEWYAKRRAKRNANQEPVAERAQSENSATPAPVVESKTVYEAKPVVRDLRKEAVSAFVPTHVRMKIEKGKGQGGLLEPEEADQLEREGYLRVPDTQQSAPSKVPHGVTLEEVEDEDN, encoded by the exons AtggcaaaagaaaagaagtacAACCCAGTACAGGCCCAGCACAAGGCtgacaaggccaaggctgtcAAGAAAG GCAAAGCAGAGCAGCAAGCAAGAAGAAACGAGAAGCTCGCCCAGAGGAATCCGGCCAGAATAGAACAGCAAATCAACGATCTTAAGGCTATAAAAGAAGGCGGAGGGAAGCTTACCGCTCTCGAAGAGCAATCACTCGAGGCGTTGGAGAAGGACTTGAAGGCAGTCAAGAAAGCTCGTGAAGCTCTCGGAGACCGAGCGCCCCAGTTTGGTCGTGGGGGTCCGTCAAAGCCAGGCCAGAGAAACGACGGAGTACTTGGGAAGCGGAGAAGAGACGAGGACGAGTCGAGTGACGACAGTGATGTTCCCGAGGACGTGAGAAGGATACCTATGCCGCGAGACACACCGCCGCCTATCCCCAAAGAGATCATGGACGAATGGTACGCCAAGCGTCGGGCCAAAAGAAACGCAAACCAGGAGCCAGTGGCGGAAAGGGCTCAGTCAGAAAATTCTGCCACGCCAGCACCAGTTGTGGAGTCCAAGACAGTGTACGAGGCCAAGCCGGTGGTGAGAGACTTGCGGAAGGAGGCGGTCAGCGCATTCGTTCCCACACATGTGCGTATGAAGATTGAAAAGGGCAAGGGACAAGGCGGCCTCCTCGAGCCTGAAGAAGCTGATCAATTGGAACGGGAAGGCTACCTTCGGGTACCTGACACCCAGCAATCTGCCCCAAGCAAGGTTCCTCATGGGGTGACGCTTGAGGAAGTGGAAGACGAAGACAACTAA
- the DBF2 gene encoding serine/threonine-protein kinase dbf2 (EggNog:ENOG503NVV5; COG:T; BUSCO:EOG09261AMX), which translates to MASFMANLFPGGKQDNRPSTPIKTNFTTPVSTPQGSPSKRTVPPGAHDLPTAAFDGLKLAAPPGMGILDSPVKLGRPQSVAAPLSPGKSNVQHFEEGPSAVEHSPVHKNATQGGSPLRSHMQENTPPISLRDPFQEPTYQPSHAALSRQELYQPRERERPQGTVKKFNTTRGLTAEEREILSKPNVKRLVNVTQLYFLDYYFDLLTYVGQRQNRLNAFKAEYPEPPETDPETYKQMWSKYAGRERANLRKRRVRLRQGDFQILTQVGQGGYGQVFLAQKKDTKEVCALKVMSKKLLFKLDEIRHVLTERDILTTAKSEWLVRLLYSFQDDKNIYLAMEYVPGGDFRTLLNNTGVLSNRHARFYIAEMFCSVDALHQLGYIHRDLKPENFLVDSTGHVKLTDFGLAAGFLAPAKIESMRIRLEKASETSVPFGKPMDQRTVAERREGYRSMRDKDVNYAKSIVGSPDYMAPEVLRGEEYDFTVDYWSLGCMLFEALTGFPPFAGSNADETWRNLKHWREVLKRPVWEDPSYFLSNRTWNFITTCINSRSKRFSNIKDIRNHPYFAEVDWEILRETKAPFVPELDSETDAGYFDDFSNEADMAKYKEVHDKQQALEGMADRDDEMSKSLFVGFTFRHRKPANEDGSSPRKKIPFEEDAAPSFGTML; encoded by the exons ATGGCGAGCTTCATGGCCAATCTATTCCCTGGTGGGAAACAGGACAATcgcccctccaccccgaTCAAAACCAACTTCACAACCCCAGTCAGCACTCCACAGGGCAGCCCCAGCAAGCGAACAGTACCTCCCGGCGCCCATGATCTTCCTACCGCCGCCTTTGATGGTCTGAAGCTCGCAGCACCGCCCGGCATGGGCATCCTCGACAGTCCCGTCAAGCTGGGTCGCCCACAAAGCGTTGCGGCCCCATTATCTCCTGGCAAGAGCAACGTGCAGCATTTCGAGGAGGGGCCATCGGCTGTTGAGCATAGTCCTGTCCACAAGAACGCCACGCAGGGTGGCAGTCCCCTGAGAAGCCACATGCAAGAAAACACACCACCCATCTCGCTGCGCGACCCTTTCCAAGAGCCGACATATCAGCCAAGTCATGCCGCCCTCTCTCGTCAAGAGCTCTACCAGCCacgagagcgagagagacCGCAAGGGACTGTCAAGAAGTTCAACACGACACGGGGTCTCACCGCTGAGGAGCGAGAGATCTTGTCAAAGCCAAACGTTAAGCGCCTGGTCAATGTCACTCAGTTGT ACTTCCTCGATTACTACTTTGATCTCCTGACCTATGTCGGTCAAAGACAGAACCGCCTCAATGCATTCAAGGCGGAATATCCCGAGCCGCCCGAGACGGACCCAGAGACGTACAAGCAAATGTGGTCAAAGTACGCCGGTCGAGAACGCGCCAATCTCCGCAAGAGGCGAGTCCGGTTGAGGCAAGGTGATTTCCAGATTCTCACCCAAGTTGGCCAGGGCGGTTACGGTCAAGTCTTCCTCGCGCAAAAGAAGGATACCAAGGAGGTGTGCGCGCTCAAGGTGATGAGCAAAAAGCTGCTGTTCAAGCTCGACGAGATTAGACATGTCTTGACGGAGAGAGACATTCTGACAACGGCCAAGAGCGAGTGGCTGGTCCGCCTGCTGTACTCGTTCCAGGATGACAAGAATATCTATCTTGCCATGGAATACGTACCAGGCGGTGACTTCCGGACGCTTCTCAACAACACTGGGGTGTTGTCCAACAGGCATGCACGGTTCTACATCGCGGAAATGTTCTGCTCGGTTGATGCCTTGCACCAGCTGGGCTACATTCATCGCGATCTCAAGCCGGAAAACTTCCTGGTCGACTCCACCGGCCATGTGAAGCTCACTGATTTTGGCCTGGCGGCCGGTTTCCTCGCACCCGCTAAGATCGAGTCGATGAGGATCCGGCTGGAGAAGGCGTCCGAGACGTCGGTTCCGTTCGGTAAGCCAATGGACCAGCGTACGGTGGCAGAGCGTCGGGAGGGATATCGGTCCATGAGGGACAAGGATGTGAACTACGCCAAGTCGATTGTCGGCTCGCCAGATTACATGGCTCCCGAGGTGCTCAGGGGAGAGGAGTATGACTTTACGGTTGATTACTGGAGTTTGGGGTGCATGTTGTTTGAGGCATTGACGGGGTTCCCCCCGTTTGCCGGCAGCAACGCGGATGAGACGTGGAGGAATCTGAAGCACTGGCGGGAGGTGCTGAAGAGGCCGGTGTGGGAAGATCCGAGCTACTTTTTGAGCAACCGGACATGGAACTTTATCACAAC TTGCATCAACTCCCGATCCAAGCGCTTCTCCAATATCAAGGATATCCGGAACCACCCCTACTTTGCCGAAGTGGACTGGGAAATACTCAGAGAGACCAAGGCGCCGTTCGTCCCCGAGCTCGACTCCGAGACGGACGCCGGCTACTTTGACGACTTTTCCAACGAGGCAGATATGGCCAAGTACAAGGAAGTGCACGACAAGCAGCAGGCACTTGAGGGCATGGCCGACagggatgatgagatgagcaAGAGCTTGTTTGTCGGGTTTACCTTCCGGCACCGCAAGCCGGCGAATGAGGATGGCAGCAGCCCGAGAAAGAAGATTCCGTTTGAGGAGGACGCGGCCCCTTCTTTTGGCACCATGCTGTAG
- a CDS encoding hypothetical protein (EggNog:ENOG503PEK1) produces the protein MRPSTVTAFLAPAAANAQWYGGAPECAQSCMSSLWDADSTWPAPTSYCAEPTQAAPLISCISSACSASPTAVTSYSSLSASLCAQWASCSAAGSTGVLTVSAPAFTGAWGSGRGSNAWGGDGEWTKTWAGGVYTVTGCEWNGNPWAGGPGGWGPGGEAGGSPWGPWGKGWKWSTETQTVTRVFTGVDNGVTSFSTSIGLATVAVAVSGDSTTTSFLAQATGNAAAEGSKVDSGVRIMGAVLGGVVAVAGLL, from the exons ATGAGACCCTCAACCGTGACGGCCTTCCTTGCCCCGGCGGCCGCCAACGCCCAGTGGTACGGCGGTGCCCCCGAGTGCGCT cAATCCTGCATGTCCTCCCTCTGGGACGCAGACTCCACTTGGCCAGCACCAACCTCCTACTGCGCCGAGCCAACCCAGGCCGCCCCCTTGATCTCCtgcatctcctccgcctgctccgcctcccccacgGCGGTAACCTCCtactcctccctctccgcctccctctgcGCCCAGTGGGCCTCCTGCTCCGCCGCCGGCTCCACCGGCGTCCTGACCGTCTCCGCTCCCGCCTTCACCGGCGCCTGGGGTTCCGGCCGCGGCTCCAACGCCTGGGGCGGGGACGGGGAGTGGACAAAGACCTGGGCTGGCGGTGTCTACACCGTTACCGGGTGCGAATGGAACGGCAACCCTTGGGCTGGCGGCCCGGGCGGCTGGGGACCGGGAGGCGAGGCGGGTGGTAGCCCTTGGGGTCCTTGGGGTAAGGGGTGGAAGTGGAGCACCGAGACTCAGACGGTGACGAGAGTGTTCACGGGGGTTGATAATGGAGTCACCAGCTTCAGCACCTCCATTGGGTTGGcgacggtggcggtggcggtgagcGGGGACAGCACCACTACGAGCTTTCTGGCGCAGGCGACGGGGAATGCCGCCGCGGAGGGGAGTAAGGTTGATAGCGGGGTCAGGATCATGGGTGCGGTTTTGGGTGGCGTGGTTGCTGTGGCTGGGTTGCTTTGA
- the GAT1 gene encoding Sodium- and chloride-dependent GABA transporter 1 (COG:K; EggNog:ENOG503NXG0) — translation MAASTAMPFSTMSPLSSMNPTSTEHDWRFPRRPQDAVHNHRSKADRVTANAHPGQPTTGQRIATTATSSARPRYPALPFDAPAPYNGPYHGLLHAAAFPPFERTSPNVVQGFDEMQREDPLATQIWKLFARTKQLLPNRDRMENLTWRAMHIKLQKAKQAEEAKRERSRAAALNAPSGIAQQLRQSSDHDAMNLDEYINHELVGTPSGMALTPGSESARQADERSSYATASAIPIKSRRDAAQPMIPQSVPVAAHQRVPEEFGYLPRQVRKTSIDETSRSNRKRPANFSPHVSAMNSGFGTGGLDADQYLLDNNNSQQNTMAQANNQPGVPFPLDTFQLDNDPIITSAGPFQPNFTFSPSTSPMVAHDHFSVYNGNTMQPSSLAGADFYSPPGSAYQSAVSTPHPLGEGGEGFYFASMDMRQRQQPYRPGPSGMNNTLSQQFSYPNSGNMMFATTTSSADPTSAFTAPSSFGHIDPSTVFGQDHAARSPGVGLGQDPPMFFGGAESDDEEGGVFADRNLSMTIEDSFESSSSSLAWDPTLPGNFSTQAARYPAGPPRKHVAIGGTTTEFVDANGDYGLARSHSQSFRTTNGRQIKMPRTASTPGLANMAHSFGQSNPNSPPGDAMFTAGLSSVAASRPSSPPPGSMHGSTTNLQGAGGNQGDSSAPTMCTNCATTTTPLWRRNPEGQPLCNACGLFLKLHGVVRPLSLKTDVIKKRNRGSGSSLPVSGTSTRSKKNAASSSSSNLSGATGRKNSTLSITSNANPPPTQVSTPPAAQHRSNSVHDGESPASGPASGGNTAGSTPTSYHGSAGSTSGVVGGKGVIPIAAAPPKNTPGPGAASLTRAATLGSKRQRRHSRSAADQPSSSMDIDSPENSTGSNEAARSVGSSSGYSSAHATNSMSFTNGSSFGVSQRPPGGSGSRGAPGNQSSTMLSGSGTGGQPQEWEWLTMSL, via the exons ATGGCTGCGAGCACGGCGATGCCGTTCTCTACCATGAGCCCTCTTTCTTCCATGAATCCCACATCCACAGAGCACGACTGGCGCTTCCCCCGGAGACCTCAGGACGCTGTCCACAACCATCGATCCAAGGCTGATCGAGTCACCGCAAATGCACACCCAGGCCAGCCGACCACCGGCCAGAGGATAGCCACCACTGCCACTTCCTCCGCCCGTCCGAGGTATCCTGCCCTGCCCTTTGACGCTCCTGCTCCATACAATGGCCCTTACCATGGATTGCTTCATGCTGCCGCCTTCCCCCCTTTTGAGCGCACCAGCCCCAATGTCGTCCAGGGCTTTGATGAGATGCAGAGGGAAGACCCCTTGGCTACACAGATCTGGAAGCTGTTCGCGAGGACGAAgcagctcctccccaaccggGACAGGATGGAAAATTTAACATGGAGGGCGATGCATATCAAACTGCAAAAGGCCAAGCAGGCCGAGGAAGCCAA ACGGGAGCGTTCGCGTGCTGCGGCACTCAATGCGCCCAGCGGAATCGCTCAGCAGTTGCGCCAGTCATCGGATCATGACGCCATGAACTTGGACGAGTACATCAACCATGAACTTGTAGGGACCCCATCTGGCATGGCACTTACCCCCGGATCGGAGAGCGCCAGGCAAGCCGATGAACGCTCCAGCTACGCCACGGCCTCTGCAATCCCCATCAAGTCGCGCAGGGACGCAGCACAGCCCATGATTCCGCAATCTGTTCCTGTGGCCGCACATCAGCGCGTGCCAGAGGAGTTCGGCTATCTCCCCCGGCAAGTTAGGAAAACGAGCATCGATGAGACAAGCAGAAGT AACCGGAAACGACCTGCCAACTTCTCTCCGCACGTCTCGGCCATGAACAGTGGCTTTGGAACCGGCGGACTGGACGCTGATCAATACTTACTCGATAACAACAATTCGCAACAAAACACCATGGCGCAAGCGAACAATCAGCCAGGTGTTCCATTTCCCCTGGACACCTTCCAGCTCGACAACGACCCTATTATCACCTCTGCTGGTCCTTTCCAGCCCAACTTTACCTTCTCGCCATCGACTTCGCCTATGGTTGCTCATGATCACTTCTCTGTTTACAACGGCAACACGATGCAACCAAGCTCGCTTGCTGGCGCAGACTTTTACTCGCCCCCTGGCTCTGCATATCAATCTGCTGTCTCCACCCCTCACCCActgggcgagggcggcgaggggTTTTACTTTGCTTCCATGGATATGCGCCAGCGCCAGCAGCCATATCGGCCGGGCCCGTCTGGTATGAACAACACCCTCAGCCAGCAGTTCAGTTATCCGAACAGCGGCAACATGATGTTCGCCACGACGACCTCGAGCGCCGACCCCACCTCTGCTTTCACTGCGCCGAGTAGCTTTGGTCACATCGATCCGTCAACGGTGTTCGGACAGGATCATGCTGCTCGCTCCCCCGGCGTTGGCTTGGGCCAGGATCCGCCCATGTTTTTTGGGGGCGCCGAgtcggatgatgaggagggcggagTGTTTGCTGACAGAAACCTGTCGATGACCATAGAAGACAGCTTCGAAAGCTCAAGCTCGTCGTTGGCGTGGGATCCCACATTGCCCGGTAACTTTAGCACGCAAGCTGCGAGATATCCCGCCGGGCCACCCCGTAAACATGTCGCGATCGGGGGCACGACGACCGAGTTTGTCGATGCGAATGGGGATTACGGTCTGGCTAGATCCCACTCTCAGTCGTTCCGCACGACCAATGGACGCCAAATCAAGATGCCCCGAACGGCATCGACACCAGGATTGGCCAACATGGCTCATTCCTTCGGACAATCGAACCCCAACTCGCCGCCGGGTGATGCCATGTTCACTGCTGGCCTCTCATCCGTAGCAGCCAGCcggccttcttcacctccgcCGGGATCGATGCACGGTTCTACCACGAACCTCCAGGGCGCTGGTGGCAACCAAGGGGACAGCAGTGCTCCCACCATGTGCACGAACTGCGctacaaccacaacacctcTCTGGCGCCGGAACCCCGAGGGCCAGCCTCTTTGCAACGCCTGCGGCCTGTTCTTGAAGCTTCATGGAGTAGTCCGCCCGCTCAGTTTGAAGACTGACGTAATCAAGAAACGCAATCGTGGATCAGGGTCCAGTTTGCCAGTCAGCGGAACCAGCACTCGATCTAAGAAGAATGCCGCTTCCAGCTCTTCTAGCAACCTGTCGGGCGCGACCGGCCGGAAGAACTCTACTCTTTCCATCACTTCCAATGCCAACCCTCCGCCCACACAAGTGAGCACACCTCCGGCTGCCCAACACCGATCGAACAGCGTTCATGATGGCGAAAGTCCCGCGAGCGGCCCCGCCTCGGGGGGCAACACGGCTGGGAGCACCCCTACTAGCTATCATGGTAGCGCTGGCTCTACCAGCGGCGTGGTTGGTGGCAAGGGTGTTATTCCGATTGCCGCAGCACCACCCAAGAACACGCCTGGTCCTGGCGCTGCATCCTTGACCAGAGCCGCGACTCTTGGTTCGAAACGCCAACGTCGCCACAGCAGATCTGCTGCCGACCAGCCTTCGAGCAGCATGGACATTGATAGCCCCGAGAATTCGACAGGTTCGAACGAAGCCGCCCGATCAGTTGGATCTAGCAGCGGCTACTCCTCAGCCCATGCCACCAACAGTATGAGCTTTACCAACGGTAGCAGTTTCGGCGTGTCTCAACGCCCTCCCGGCGGATCGGGCTCCAGAGGCGCGCCCGGCAACCAGTCCTCGACCATGCTGAGCGGTAGCGGTACAGGCGGCCAGCCCCAAGAGTGGGAGTGGTTGACTATGAGTCTCTAA